From the Brachyspira intermedia PWS/A genome, the window AAAATATACGCGTTCCTAATTTAGCATTAGTATCCATAACAGTAAATAAAGAAACAGCACCTAATAATTCTATTAAAAATGTGGATAAAAAGATCACTTTTATAGTAGATTGTATTATATCTTTATTCTGTGTATTAAACATTTCTAAAGTTCTTACCCTATCCTGAACACTACCCTTACTTATAGAAAATAAAAGCACTATTGCAGATATGGACATAATACCAAGTCCGCCTATTTGAATAAGAGCAATCAATACAATTTGTCCAAATAAAGTAAATTCTTTTGAAATATCTATAACACTAAGCCCCGTAACACATACTGCACTAGTCGCCGTAAATAAAGCATCTACAAATGATAATTTACCTGTTACTGTACTTAAAGGTAAATATAAAAGCAAACTTCCCAATGTTATAACAAATATAAAAGATGCTATAATCATCTGATATAATGTAAATTTAGAATATGAAAGCCTAAGCCAATTTATAACTATAACTAAAAAGAAAAGTATAGAACCTGCTATAGTCCATATTATTCTATTTGCATATACATCATAATATTTTCTGCTGAAAAAATTTAAAAGAAGTAAGCCTACAAGCTGAATAATAGGCACAACTATATAGAGTTTCCTTGGTGCTATTCTTATTTGGTCTATAAGTATAAATACAAAACATATTGTAATAATATTTATAATCTTATCATAATTATATATATAAAAATTATAAATGCTTATCTGTCTTACCTGCATTAAAAGTACAAATATTGCAAATATAGAACCTGCTATTGCTATTAAATTTGATATTCTTCTTAAGAACTCATCTATAGCCTGAATAAATGTTTTATTTGGATTATTTTGATTATTAACTTTATTATTAAAAATATTTTTCATAACTAATCTTTACTCTTATCATATAATTGTACTATTTTAATATATAATAGATTATATGTAAATATATAATTTTATTTTTTATAAAGTTTAAATATGTCTGTTAATATCAAAATCGCCACGTTCTCCTGTGAGTATGTAGCCTATATCTAATATATTTTTTCTAAGACTTTCAACACCTTCAGCTGATTCGCTTCCTGTGGCAATTTTATCATTATAAAGCAAATATTTTTTTCTGACATTCATAGGCGATAAATTAGGCATAACAACATTAGCTCCATAAAGTATGCCCATTTCACGTCCTCCTTCTTTAATAGTTCCAAGTGCCGTAGTAGCAGGTATCAATGATAAAGGAAAGATTAAACGAAGTACACTTATTAATATTAAAGTAAGTTCCAACTCTCCTTTTTTTTCATTAGCAAAAGGTGTGTCTTTATGAGGAAGAAAAGGTCCTATACCTATCATCTCCGGTTTTATCTCCTGCATAAAAATAAAATCATCAGCGATATTTTCCAAAGTTTGATAAGGGCTTCCAACCATTATACCTGTACCTGTTTGATATCCTAATTTTTTCAAAGTTCTTAAACACTCTTTTCTATTTTCTAAACTCATATCATCAGGGTGAAGTTTTGAATAGTGAATATTATCAGAAGTTTCATGTCTAAGCAAAAATCTATTAGCACCTTTTTCTTTTAATATTTTATAATACTCTTCTTCTTTCTCACCTATTGATAATGTTAAAGCACAATCTGGATATTTTGTTTTAATTGATTCTACTATATCAGACATAATTTCTAAATTATAATAAGGGTCTTCACCGCCCTGAAGTACAAATGTTCTAAATCCTATCTCATAACCAAGTTTGCAGCATGATAAAATATCTTCTTTATCTAGTCTGTATCTTTCTGCATTTTTATTGCTTTTTCTTATTCCGCAGTATATACAGTCATTCTTACAATAATTAGTAAACTCTATAAGCCCGCGCATAAAAACATATTTGCCGAATATTTTATCAGCCTTTTCTCTTGCCTTAATTCTTAAATATTCTTTTAATTTTTTTACTTCTTCTTTTTCTTCATCATTTAATTTTTTTATATTGATATTATTATCATATTTAAAAGATGACAAAAGACTCAAAGCATCTTCTCTTGATATTTTTTCTTCTATTTCTATTCTGTTAATAATTTCTTTTACTTTATTTATATTAATCAAGTTTATATTTCCTTTTTAAAATTATTATATATATTTCACTCCATTAATCTTTGCTATAGTCATTCCGTAATTAGTAATAGGTACATTCTGTTCTTTGCATATTCTTATTCTATTTAAAATATGTTTTCTAGTACCCATGCAGCCGCCGCAATGTATAATCAAATCATATTTTGATAAATCATCTGGAAAATCATTTCCTGCCACATAATCTATATCAAACTCAAAACCAAATTTCTTTTTCAATAAATTTGGAATTTTTACTCTTCCTATATCTCCTTCCAAAGGGACATGAGTACAGCTTTCTGCTATTAATATTTTACTCTCCTTTGTTAAATTATCTATAAAATCAGCACCTTTTTTATATACTTCTTCATCTCCTTTATAACGGGCAAATAATACAGAAAATGAAGTTAATAAACTTTCTTTAGGTTTTAATTTTTCTACTTCTTTAAAAACTTGAGAATCTGTTATTATTACTTTAGGTGCTTTGCTTAATGCTTTTAATGCATTTTCAAATTTATCAAAAGTCGAAGCCATTATCACAGATTTATTGTCTAAAATATCCCTTATAGTTTGAACTTGAGGAAGAATCAATCTGCCTTTAGGGGCTTGAATATCCTGAGGCATAACAAGCATTACTATATCATCTTCTTTTATTATATGCCCTGTTATACTTATTTCTTCTGTTTTTGGAATTGTTAATTTTATAGTTTCTATTAATGAATCTATATTAATATTATTAGAAGCACTTATTGAAACGGTTTCTAAATTAAAAATTTCTTTTATATTTTGTTCTATATTTTTATAATCAGTATTTAAATCTATTTTATTAAAAACCGCTATAATTGGTATCTCTAAAGTTTCAAGTTTATTTTTCCATTTCAACTCCAATGAATAATCATTATCTTTAAAAGACGCATCAAAAACAAGCAAAGCTATATCGGATGACTCCATTATTTTTTTAGTTCTTTCTATTCTTAAAGCCCCAAGCTCTCCCTCATCATCAAAGCCTGCAGTATCAACAATAGTACATGCTCCTATGCCATTTATTTCTATAGCTTTTTTAACTGGGTCCGTAGTTGTTCCAGCAGTATCAGAAACTATTGCTATATTCTGATTGGCTATTGCATTTATAATACTAGATTTACCTGCATTTCTTCTTCCAAATATTGCAATATGAGTTCTATTTGAATTCGGTGTATCATTCATATTTTTCACATATCCTATTCATAAATAAAATCAATTCAGCTTTCTTAATACATATATTAAAAGTATATATTAATAGATGCAATTAAGAAAACTGAATCAATTATAAAATGAGTAACCCTAAAAATTAAAATTTGAAATCTCTCCTTCCAGCATCTATACCTTTTAAAGAATCTACCAATTTTACCTTTACCTTTTCATTAGGCACTTTTTCTATTTCATTTATTATAACTTTATCTATAGATTTTTTAGTTTCTTCTTTTGCATAATCATTCTCATATTCTTTTAAAGTTATTATAGCATTAGCCTGACAGAAATTTTTTATTTGTCCGCTTTTAGCAAATGCCATGAATCTATCTCCTGTTCTTCCCTCTCTATAGCAAGCAGTACAGAAACTAGGAAGATAATCTATATCAGCAAGCCATTTTATAATATCATCAAGAGAACGGTTATCTGAAATTTCAAACTGTTTGGAATTCTCTTCTTCCTCCTCAACATATCCTCCAACACTAGTTCTTGATCCACCGCTTATTTGAGAAACTCCAACCTCTAAAACTTCTTCTCTTGATTTCTGACTCTCTCTTGTAGAAACAATAATACCAGTATAAGGAACAGCGATTCTTAAAACAGCAACTATTTTTTTGAATAAGCTATCAGTAATAGCATTAGGAAAACTTTTAACATCAACATCATCAGCAGGTCTTATTCTTGGTACGCTTATAGTATGAGGGCCGCATCCAAAAGTATCTTCCAAATGTTTAGCATGATAAAGCATAGCAGTAAAATCATATTTATAATTATAAAGTCCGAACAATACTCCTATACCTACATCATCAATCCCACCTTCCATAGCTCTGTCCATTGCCTCTGTATGATATTCATAATTACTTTTTGGGCCGCTTGTGTGAACTTTCTCATAAGTTGGTTTATGGTATGTTTCTTGAAATAATACATAAGTACCAATGCCTGCATCTTTTAACTTCTTATAATTTTCTACTGTAGTTGCGGCAATATTAACATTAACTCTTCTAATAGCTCCGTTTTTATGCTTAATGCTGTATATTGTTTTTATTGATTCAAGTAAATATTCCATACTAGCATAATCAGGATCTTCCCCAGTTTCTAATGCAAGTCTTTTATGTCCCATATCTTGCAATGCTATAACTTCAGCTCTAATTTCATCTTGAGTTAATTGCTTTCTAGCTATATGTTTATTTTTAGCATGATAAGGACAGTAAACACATCCATTAATACAATAGTTTGATAAATAAAGAGGAGCAAATAAAACTATTCTTTTTCCGTATATTTCTAATTTTATTTTCTTAGCTATTTCAAACATTTCATTTTCAGCATCTTTATCATCGCAAAGTAGTAAAGCTAATGCCTCATTAGGTTCAAGCCCTTTCATCTCTTTAGCCTTATCCAATATATTTCTTATATTGTAATTACCGCTTTCCACCTGAGATATGGTTTTTAAAATTTCTTCATCATTGATAAATTCATTTGCATTTCTTGATTTTGAATCGTACTTAAACAAAGTAGCAGAAGACATGATATAAACTCCTAATAATTAAACTGATAATATTCAATAGTTATTATTTTTTATTTGCATAAAGTGCTTTTGCAGAAACACCTTCAAGCATACCAAGTTTGCCTGTTAAACTATTAATTTTATCATTAGGAGCATTTAAGACTATACTGATTATATTTATATTCTCTTCTCTATAAGGAATTCCCATCCTTCCTATAATAAAATCGCTGTAATCATGCAGAATTTCATTAACTTTTGAAACATTTTCTGTTTTTTCTACTATTATTCCTACAACAGCAATTCTATTATTTTCCATAGGCTAATAAATCAGATTAATATAAATTTTAAATACCTTTATGATAAACCTTAATAGTTACTCACTTAGGTTAATAATATTATAATAATTATTTTTAATTTGTAAATAGATATTTTCTAAGTTTATCAATTTTTTATTGTTATTTAAATAAAAATATTACGCACGCAAAGCAAATCTATAACTATTCATTAATTATGAATTTTAAATTTCACCATATATAAAATTTGATAAAACGTGCGTTAATAAAGACTAAAAATTTAAATAACACTTGGGTGGGTACTTTATTTTCTGATTTAGTAAAAAATAAATATAAATTATAATTTTATAATTAAATACAAAATATTAAGGGGTGGGATATGTAATTAAAATTTTAAAATTTAATTTATACATACCCACTCTTTAATTTTATAATATCGCTTTAATTTTTAACTTAAAGTAATATAAAAAACTAATAATATTATCTTTCTATTCTAAAGAAACTCATAACAGACTGAAGTTCTTTAGCATCATCATATAAAGCAAGTGATGAAGCTGTAGACTCTTCTACTAATGCAGCATTCTCCTGAGTTATAGAATCCATTTCTGTTACTGCTTTATTTACCTGAGCTACTCCTGACTGCTGTTCTAAAGCTGCTGAACTAATATCTTTTATAATATTTGCTGTTTCATCTATTTCATTTTTTATACTCATAAATAGTTCTTCTTGACTCTCTACTATTTTATTGGCTCTATTAATTTTTTCATATACTTGATTAACTAACTCTGTGATATCTTTAGCTGAATCCTGACTGCTCTGTGCTAAACTTCTTACTTCGCTTGCTACTACCGCAAAACCTTTACCCTGATCACCTGCTCTAGCTGCTTCTACTGCCGCATTTAAAGCTAATATATTAGTTTGAAATGCTATACCCTCAATAACTTTTATTATATCTTTAATCTTTTCACTATCAGCATTAACTTCATTCATACTTCTAACTGTTTCTGATACAACTGATGTAGCATTGTCTATAGACTCCCTACAATGATTCATCATTTCATTACCTTTGACAGAATTACTTGTTGCCATAGATATAGCTGAAGATATTTCTTCCATAGATGATGCTGTTTCCTCAAGATTTGCTGCTGTATTTTCTGATCTTCTTGATAAATCTTTATTGCCTGCTGCCAAGTTATTTGCGGCAAGTGACATTTTATCTGCATTATTTAAAGTTGTTTCTATTACTTCTATAAGTTTTATACGCATAGAAGTAAAAGAATGAGATAATTGTCCAAGTTCATCTTTTCTATTTAAAGGCTTTCTATTAATTACAAGTTTTCCCTCTTCTATTTCTTTAGCCTCTTCCACTATTATATTTAAAGGTTTTATTATGCTCTTAGTAAATAGGAATACTACCAGTGTCATAAGCACCATAGATATTATACCTATAATAATACTAGTTACAAGTATAGATTTATTTATCTCATAAATTTCTTCTTCATCCATAGCATAAGCTACTATCCAAGGATGAATTTTCATCTTTTTATAAAAACCCTCTCTAACATGATTATTGGCAACATAACTAATATTTCCAGATACCGATCCGCTTTTAATTATATTATCATATTCATTAGGAGCATCTTTAGCTATTTCATTCGGATCTGTATCCATCACAACTTTAAGCTGATCATTAACTGCTACTATTCTTCCTGTTCTTCCCAACTTTATATTACTGAAATAATTATCATATATAACCATTATTTTTATAATAGAGACTAAATATCCTATTAACTGATTATTATAATCAAGTATTCTTATACCTAAAGATATTGTAAGTTCTCCTGTAGCTGCTGACTGTTTAATTTCATTTCCAAAAGCTAACTCTTCCCCGGCTAATAATTTTCGCATCATATCCGGTCTTAAATCCATAAAATTTCTTCCTATCAATTTTTCATTTTTATCAAAAACTATTACACCATTAGTATTCATTATTGAAATATTTTCAATGAAATTATTGTTCTCTATATATGAAGTTATATCTAAATCAACATTATTTCTATAGGAATTACTCATATCTGTAAGATAATTTCTAATATTAGCACTGCTGGAATAGGCTACATTTACCATTATTTGAGCATCTAATATAGAATCAAATAGATTCGCATATCCTTCTACTGTATTCTTGAAACCTGTATCTGTACTTTGTGTTATTCCTTTGTTTGAAAAAAATACAGATGCACTTAATAAAAACCCTAACATTATTATAGACATTAAACTGATAGTAATCGGCAGTTTAAAAGACAGACTATTAAATCTACTCATAATTTACTCCTAACATTATTATAAAAATTTTATATAATACATAGATTTATAAAAATCAACAAACTCCTATATATATAGTATATTCAAAAAAAATAGTTGTCAAGATAATAAAATATTTTTGAGTTTAATTATTTCTGTGATTATGTATATTTAAAGCGTTAAACTAATAAATTAACTTAAATTTTAAGATACTATTAAGAAGAGTTTACGCTGATTTTTTATTATTATATTTAGTTTTAAAGTATTAAAAAATTATTTTATTTTTAATTTAAAAACTATAATAATTTACTAAATAAATTGTAGGATAATTTTATTATACTTTATAAATAAAAAATCCCTAGCAAATATTCTAAAAAACTTGCTAGAGATTTTAATAAGTAAATTTATATATAGCAATAAATTATTATCTTCATTAATAATAATAAAAATTTATAGATAAAAATATATAATTTAGTAAATTTCTATACCATAATAATTTTTATTTTTCTATACTAAAGAAATTAATAATCTCCTGTAAATGTCTAGCATCATCATATAATGACATAGAAGATGCTGTAGACTCTTCAACCAAAGCAGCATTTTCCTGAGTTAAAGTATCCATTTCTTGAACAGCTTTATTAACCTGAGCTACTCCTTCTTTTTGCTCAACGGCTGCCTCAGTAATACTCCTTATTGTATCAGCTGTTTCCTCTATTTGTTCTTTTATTCCCACAAATAATTGTTCCTGACTTCCTACTATCTGATTTGCTCTGTTAATTTTTTCATATACTTGATTAATTAACTCCGTTATATCTTTAGCTGAATCCTGACTGCTTTGTGCCAAACTTCTTACTTCACTTGCTACTACTGCAAAACCTTTACCCTGATCTCCAGCACGAGCAGCCTCTACTGCAGCATTAAGTGCTAATATATTAGTTTGGAATGCTATTCCTTCTATAACTTTAATGATATTTTTTATTTTTTCACTATCAGCATTAACTTCGCTTATACTTCTCACAGTTTCTTCAACTACTGATGCAGCATTTTCTATAGCTATTTTACAATCATTCATCATTTCATTTCCTTTAACGGAATTATTGATAGATACAGTGATTGCAGCTGCGATCTCTTCCATAAATGATCCTGTTTCTTCAAGATTGCCTGCTGTACTTTCCGCTTTTTCTGCTAAATCTTTATTTCCAGTTGCAAGACTATTAGCAGCTTGCGCCATTCTACTAGATTCATTCAAAGAAGTTTCTATTATATCTATAAGTTTATATTTCATATTATGGAAAGATCTTGATAATTCACCAATCTCATCTTTTCTATTTACTTTTCTGCCATGCATAACAAGTCTGCCTTCTTCTATTTCTTTTGCTTCTTCAACAACTATACGAAGAGGTTTTGTAATTCTTCTAGCATACATAAACATAAATATAACTAAAGCAATTATAGAAAGAACAGCAACTAAAATACTTACAAAAACAGTAGTTCTTATCTGTTCAAATATTTCATCTTCATTCATAGCATAAGTTACTATCCAAGGCTGAACATCCATTTTCTTATAGTATCCTATTCTCAATATATTACCATTTTTATAACTGTAAGGACCTTCATCTAAAGCATTATTAAATATATTTTTATATGCTTCAGGTGCAGGTTTATTGATATTAGCAGGATCCATATCCATAGTAACTATAAAATTCTCATTAACAGCAACTATTCTTCCTGTTCTTCCTAATCTAACTTTTGAAAAATAATTATCATGTATAACTGAACCTTTAATGGTACTAACTAAATAACCTATTGTATTATTTGTGAAATCTGTAACTATAGATCCAACACCCAATGTTATTTCTCCTGAAACTGGGGATTCTCTAGGACTTCCAAATGCAACTTTTTCTCCTGTTGAAAGTTTTCTCCATAAATCAGGTCTTATATCAGCCATATTTCTATTTCTTAAAGCTTCTGATGTAGTAAGTAAAACATTTCCATTTATATCTGTTAAATAAAGACTTTCTACATAGCTATTTTTTTCTATAAAATTAGTCATATCTCTTCCACTGTATACACTATAAACATCATCTCTAAAAATCATATAGTTTCTAATATTAGCATCACTTGCATAAGAGTTTGCAAGCAACATTTGTGCTTCTGTTAAAGCATCCAATAAGTAAGCATATCCTTCTACTGTATTTCTAAATCCAACATTTATTGATTCTGTAATACCTTTACTTGAAAAACAACGAAATTACTAAGAGTACAATTATTATTATGCTACTTATACAACTAATGGACAAAGGCATTTTAAACGCTAAACTATTTAATTTTTTCATAGTTAATAATTATTTATAGTATAGATTACAATGTGATATATTCTATAATATAGTAAAAATTATCAATATTGTCAAATTATACAATATTACTATTATATATTATAAAATATAAAATACCATAGTAGCTATGAAATAAAAGTTATTTTTATAAAATAAGAAATATAATAATTAATTTTTAAATCTAAAGTATGATATATTATTTGCTATATTTCCTGTTTTATTTAATATTTCTTTACTTGATAAAGCACTATCATTTGCAAGCAAGCTATTTCTTTGTGTTATATTACTAATAGAAGAAACACTTACATTAATCTGCTCTATGTTATCCTTTTCTTCTTCTGCTGCATTTGATATATTTACCAACGCATTGGAAACATCAGTTACTAAATTATTTATTTCATTTAATAATGATGAAGATTCAGCAACAGTTTCATATCCTAAATTTATTTTTTGAATTGTACTTTCAACTATAGATGTTATATCATCTGCTGCTTTAGAAGAAGTTTGAGCAAGATTTCTTACTTCACTAGCTACAACAGCAAAACCTTTACCCTGTTCTCCAGCTCTAGCTGCTTCAACTGCTGCATTAAGTGCTAAAATATTGGTTTGAAATGCTATTGATTGTATCATTTTAATGATTTCTGAAATTTGCTTGCTTGCATCCGATATTTCTTCCATATTTGATGAAGTTTTAGAAACGATTTCCACTCCTCTAATACTGCATTCCAATGCTTTTTTACTTACTTCTTTAGCATTATTTGTATTATTATAAGTATCAGCTATAGAAGATGAAAGAAATTGTATAGCACTTGCTAATTCATTAATTGAAGATGCCTGATCAATAGTTTTATCAGATAAATCATTATTTCCTAAAGATATTTTCTCCATTTCGCTATTAATAGAATCTATATCCAATTTTAAATTATAAATCACTGAACTAATATTTTTCTGCATATCATATATAGAAGATGATAAAGCATGAGCTATATTATTATGTTTTTTAGAATCATTCTCTTTAGTATCAAAATTACCTAAAGCCATATTATCTATATTATGAATAGCTTCATTTAAAGTATCTGTAATAGGTATAGTAATAACAGTTACTAAAACAACTTCCAATCCTATAGATAAAATAATAACTAAAAATAAGTAAAAAGTTAATTTATATATATTATTTTTTAACTCTTTGTCATTTCCTTTAGCTACTATGTACCAAGGAAAACCTTTTATTTCTTTAATACCATACCATTGATCTTTATATATAGATACTGCACTTCCATTTATCATGTTATTTTTAACATCTGAAAATTCCGGCATATTAAAAGCAGAATATCTATCATTAAGCAAATAATCTTTATTGCTATGATTAAGGTATCTACCGTCAGATAATATTACAAAAAACTCATAACCTTTATCATTTTTTATTTTATTCATTATTTC encodes:
- a CDS encoding TrkH family potassium uptake protein; amino-acid sequence: MKNIFNNKVNNQNNPNKTFIQAIDEFLRRISNLIAIAGSIFAIFVLLMQVRQISIYNFYIYNYDKIINIITICFVFILIDQIRIAPRKLYIVVPIIQLVGLLLLNFFSRKYYDVYANRIIWTIAGSILFFLVIVINWLRLSYSKFTLYQMIIASFIFVITLGSLLLYLPLSTVTGKLSFVDALFTATSAVCVTGLSVIDISKEFTLFGQIVLIALIQIGGLGIMSISAIVLLFSISKGSVQDRVRTLEMFNTQNKDIIQSTIKVIFLSTFLIELLGAVSLFTVMDTNAKLGTRIFSSIFHSISAFCNAGFSLYTDNLHQYSANVVVNVTIMLLITLGGIGYPVMLTVTRAIVNKIKGQRYVFDVQARIVIFTSIILILAGSAFIFFNEYSNSLKDLPLKEKILVSLFQSVSPRTAGFETIAYNSMSNVTIGVVIFLMFVGASPNSTGGGVKTTTLFVFMFSVITAIFNRPYIVVNGRKIKDDTVNKSVAIVTLAIAISVLASFIMFYIEKSNTMMPILFEAISAISTVGLSLGITPTVTVWSKLILIVLMFIGRVGYLTLFMSIGSINKGKYGIIDLPTGEVTIG
- the hydE gene encoding [FeFe] hydrogenase H-cluster radical SAM maturase HydE produces the protein MININKVKEIINRIEIEEKISREDALSLLSSFKYDNNINIKKLNDEEKEEVKKLKEYLRIKAREKADKIFGKYVFMRGLIEFTNYCKNDCIYCGIRKSNKNAERYRLDKEDILSCCKLGYEIGFRTFVLQGGEDPYYNLEIMSDIVESIKTKYPDCALTLSIGEKEEEYYKILKEKGANRFLLRHETSDNIHYSKLHPDDMSLENRKECLRTLKKLGYQTGTGIMVGSPYQTLENIADDFIFMQEIKPEMIGIGPFLPHKDTPFANEKKGELELTLILISVLRLIFPLSLIPATTALGTIKEGGREMGILYGANVVMPNLSPMNVRKKYLLYNDKIATGSESAEGVESLRKNILDIGYILTGERGDFDINRHI
- the hydF gene encoding [FeFe] hydrogenase H-cluster maturation GTPase HydF; this translates as MNDTPNSNRTHIAIFGRRNAGKSSIINAIANQNIAIVSDTAGTTTDPVKKAIEINGIGACTIVDTAGFDDEGELGALRIERTKKIMESSDIALLVFDASFKDNDYSLELKWKNKLETLEIPIIAVFNKIDLNTDYKNIEQNIKEIFNLETVSISASNNINIDSLIETIKLTIPKTEEISITGHIIKEDDIVMLVMPQDIQAPKGRLILPQVQTIRDILDNKSVIMASTFDKFENALKALSKAPKVIITDSQVFKEVEKLKPKESLLTSFSVLFARYKGDEEVYKKGADFIDNLTKESKILIAESCTHVPLEGDIGRVKIPNLLKKKFGFEFDIDYVAGNDFPDDLSKYDLIIHCGGCMGTRKHILNRIRICKEQNVPITNYGMTIAKINGVKYI
- the hydG gene encoding [FeFe] hydrogenase H-cluster radical SAM maturase HydG, producing MSSATLFKYDSKSRNANEFINDEEILKTISQVESGNYNIRNILDKAKEMKGLEPNEALALLLCDDKDAENEMFEIAKKIKLEIYGKRIVLFAPLYLSNYCINGCVYCPYHAKNKHIARKQLTQDEIRAEVIALQDMGHKRLALETGEDPDYASMEYLLESIKTIYSIKHKNGAIRRVNVNIAATTVENYKKLKDAGIGTYVLFQETYHKPTYEKVHTSGPKSNYEYHTEAMDRAMEGGIDDVGIGVLFGLYNYKYDFTAMLYHAKHLEDTFGCGPHTISVPRIRPADDVDVKSFPNAITDSLFKKIVAVLRIAVPYTGIIVSTRESQKSREEVLEVGVSQISGGSRTSVGGYVEEEEENSKQFEISDNRSLDDIIKWLADIDYLPSFCTACYREGRTGDRFMAFAKSGQIKNFCQANAIITLKEYENDYAKEETKKSIDKVIINEIEKVPNEKVKVKLVDSLKGIDAGRRDFKF
- a CDS encoding TM1266 family iron-only hydrogenase system putative regulator; this translates as MENNRIAVVGIIVEKTENVSKVNEILHDYSDFIIGRMGIPYREENINIISIVLNAPNDKINSLTGKLGMLEGVSAKALYANKK
- a CDS encoding methyl-accepting chemotaxis protein codes for the protein MSRFNSLSFKLPITISLMSIIMLGFLLSASVFFSNKGITQSTDTGFKNTVEGYANLFDSILDAQIMVNVAYSSSANIRNYLTDMSNSYRNNVDLDITSYIENNNFIENISIMNTNGVIVFDKNEKLIGRNFMDLRPDMMRKLLAGEELAFGNEIKQSAATGELTISLGIRILDYNNQLIGYLVSIIKIMVIYDNYFSNIKLGRTGRIVAVNDQLKVVMDTDPNEIAKDAPNEYDNIIKSGSVSGNISYVANNHVREGFYKKMKIHPWIVAYAMDEEEIYEINKSILVTSIIIGIISMVLMTLVVFLFTKSIIKPLNIIVEEAKEIEEGKLVINRKPLNRKDELGQLSHSFTSMRIKLIEVIETTLNNADKMSLAANNLAAGNKDLSRRSENTAANLEETASSMEEISSAISMATSNSVKGNEMMNHCRESIDNATSVVSETVRSMNEVNADSEKIKDIIKVIEGIAFQTNILALNAAVEAARAGDQGKGFAVVASEVRSLAQSSQDSAKDITELVNQVYEKINRANKIVESQEELFMSIKNEIDETANIIKDISSAALEQQSGVAQVNKAVTEMDSITQENAALVEESTASSLALYDDAKELQSVMSFFRIER
- a CDS encoding methyl-accepting chemotaxis protein, which encodes MLKTEKRIRRSRIILKFVIPYFIFFVLICVPVYITYYNQYRENFLYSIYDIMDNASLDISGWILEYKIQLKTVSSFFETDMTINDMMSAVYKMKSLDSELVDVYFGGDIPYANGGFFVTAIPDTIPSDYDQTTRDWYVNSINTNDVYVSEPYTDASTSSSVITLAIAVKNSSVVKGVAALDVYFSKIEEIMNKIKNDKGYEFFVILSDGRYLNHSNKDYLLNDRYSAFNMPEFSDVKNNMINGSAVSIYKDQWYGIKEIKGFPWYIVAKGNDKELKNNIYKLTFYLFLVIILSIGLEVVLVTVITIPITDTLNEAIHNIDNMALGNFDTKENDSKKHNNIAHALSSSIYDMQKNISSVIYNLKLDIDSINSEMEKISLGNNDLSDKTIDQASSINELASAIQFLSSSIADTYNNTNNAKEVSKKALECSIRGVEIVSKTSSNMEEISDASKQISEIIKMIQSIAFQTNILALNAAVEAARAGEQGKGFAVVASEVRNLAQTSSKAADDITSIVESTIQKINLGYETVAESSSLLNEINNLVTDVSNALVNISNAAEEEKDNIEQINVSVSSISNITQRNSLLANDSALSSKEILNKTGNIANNISYFRFKN